From Rubrobacter calidifluminis, one genomic window encodes:
- the infA gene encoding translation initiation factor IF-1, with protein MAKEGVIEVEGTVTEALPNTQFRVELDNGHEVLAHISGKMRMNYIRILPGDRVKVELSPYDLNRGRITYRFRS; from the coding sequence TTGGCTAAGGAAGGCGTCATAGAGGTTGAGGGAACGGTAACGGAGGCGTTGCCAAACACCCAGTTCAGGGTGGAGCTCGACAACGGGCACGAAGTTCTGGCCCACATCTCCGGCAAGATGCGGATGAACTACATCCGGATACTCCCCGGGGACAGGGTCAAGGTGGAGCTCAGCCCGTACGACCTTAACCGGGGACGGATAACCTACAGATTCAGGAGCTGA
- a CDS encoding energy-coupling factor ABC transporter ATP-binding protein, whose protein sequence is MRLELEDIWYSYPGGRAVLKGISLAVAEGEVLGIIGPTGSGKSTLARQMNLLLEPERGRVLIDGEDAGRMDRREIRRRIGLSFQFPEAALFAPTVREDVAFAPRQLGLPEEEVTERTERALAALDASHLAERSIYALSGGEKRRVAIAGVLAMEPEVLVLDEPTAGLDPASRRALISLIGDLAGEGRSVVLISHDVDEVAEVSDRVCLLDDGVVRAFGTPAEVFYANPDFAPATVRTVLHLLESFPHLGRPVRFGETLSVLRDLLEG, encoded by the coding sequence ATGAGGCTCGAGCTGGAGGATATCTGGTACTCCTATCCGGGAGGACGTGCGGTCCTTAAGGGGATCTCGCTCGCCGTCGCGGAGGGGGAGGTGCTCGGGATTATAGGCCCCACGGGCTCGGGGAAGAGCACGCTCGCCCGGCAGATGAACCTGCTGCTCGAGCCGGAGCGCGGACGGGTCCTCATAGACGGGGAGGACGCCGGGCGGATGGACCGCAGGGAAATCCGGCGCAGGATCGGGCTCTCCTTCCAGTTCCCCGAGGCTGCGCTCTTCGCCCCGACCGTGAGGGAGGACGTCGCCTTCGCCCCGAGGCAGCTCGGGCTGCCGGAAGAGGAGGTGACGGAGAGGACGGAGCGGGCGCTCGCGGCGCTGGACGCCTCCCACCTCGCGGAGCGTTCGATCTACGCGCTCTCCGGCGGCGAGAAGCGTAGGGTGGCCATAGCCGGTGTTCTGGCCATGGAACCCGAGGTGCTCGTGCTCGACGAACCGACGGCGGGCCTCGATCCCGCGAGCAGGCGGGCCCTGATCTCGTTGATCGGCGATCTCGCGGGGGAGGGTAGGTCGGTGGTTCTCATCTCGCACGACGTCGACGAGGTGGCGGAGGTGTCCGACCGTGTCTGCCTGCTCGATGATGGGGTGGTGCGCGCGTTCGGGACGCCTGCGGAGGTCTTCTACGCAAATCCGGATTTCGCCCCGGCGACCGTACGGACCGTGCTGCACCTGCTGGAGAGCTTCCCGCACCTCGGCCGACCGGTGCGTTTCGGCGAGACGCTCTCGGTCCTCAGGGATCTTCTGGAGGGGTAG
- the rpsE gene encoding 30S ribosomal protein S5, with protein sequence MDSRGGARGGGRTTRERSDGRPTPRERQREGGSELQDRLVEIRRVAKVVKGGRRFNFSALVVVGDGNGRVGVGLGKANTVPEAIAKGQERAKRDMFDVPMRNTTIPHEVIGEFESSAVLLKPASEGTGVIAGGPVRAVLELAGIKDVLTKSLGSTTAVNLARATEQGLRSLRTKAAIEEIRGVKIRL encoded by the coding sequence ATGGACAGCCGTGGCGGCGCCCGTGGTGGTGGCAGGACCACCAGGGAGCGCAGCGACGGCCGTCCCACGCCCCGCGAGCGGCAGCGCGAGGGCGGCTCGGAGCTGCAGGACAGGCTCGTCGAGATCCGGCGGGTCGCCAAGGTCGTCAAGGGCGGGCGGCGCTTCAACTTCAGCGCGCTCGTCGTGGTCGGCGACGGTAACGGGCGCGTGGGCGTCGGGCTCGGCAAGGCCAACACGGTCCCTGAGGCTATAGCCAAGGGTCAGGAGAGGGCCAAGCGCGACATGTTCGACGTGCCGATGCGCAACACGACGATACCGCACGAGGTGATAGGCGAGTTCGAGAGCTCGGCGGTGCTTCTGAAGCCGGCCTCGGAGGGTACCGGGGTGATCGCGGGCGGTCCCGTGCGGGCGGTGCTCGAGCTCGCCGGCATAAAGGACGTGCTCACCAAGTCGCTCGGCTCCACGACGGCCGTGAACCTGGCCCGGGCCACCGAGCAGGGGTTGCGGTCGCTGCGCACCAAGGCCGCCATAGAAGAGATAAGGGGGGTGAAGATAAGGTTATGA
- the rplO gene encoding 50S ribosomal protein L15, with translation MKLNELSPAPGSKRARKRVGRGEGSGYGKTSGRGHKGAGARSGAAIPAGYEGGQMPLQRRLPRLRGMARGRHTPAHPTVYAVVNVGQLERFSGDTIDVEDLRAAGLVAKKDMPVKILGEGEIERVVTVRAHAFSGSAKKKIEAAGGRAETVER, from the coding sequence GTGAAGCTCAACGAACTCTCCCCGGCCCCCGGCTCCAAGCGTGCGCGCAAGAGGGTCGGCCGCGGCGAGGGGAGCGGCTACGGGAAGACCTCCGGCAGGGGGCACAAGGGGGCGGGCGCCCGTTCGGGGGCTGCCATCCCGGCCGGCTACGAGGGCGGTCAGATGCCCCTGCAGCGCCGGCTGCCGCGCCTGAGGGGGATGGCGCGCGGGAGGCACACCCCGGCGCACCCCACGGTGTACGCGGTGGTGAACGTGGGGCAACTGGAGCGTTTCTCCGGTGATACCATAGACGTGGAGGATCTCAGGGCTGCCGGGCTGGTGGCCAAGAAGGACATGCCGGTCAAGATCCTCGGCGAAGGGGAGATCGAGAGGGTGGTGACCGTACGGGCCCACGCCTTCTCCGGATCCGCGAAGAAGAAGATAGAGGCGGCCGGCGGGAGAGCCGAGACAGTGGAGAGATAG
- the rpmD gene encoding 50S ribosomal protein L30 — MSPLKITQTKSSIGAIERHKRTLRALGLKHLHDSRVHRDTPQIRGMIRKVSHLVRVEEVDG; from the coding sequence ATGAGCCCTCTGAAGATAACCCAGACGAAGAGCTCGATAGGGGCCATCGAGCGGCACAAGCGGACGCTAAGGGCGCTCGGTCTGAAGCACCTGCACGATTCCCGGGTGCACCGTGATACGCCCCAGATCCGCGGCATGATCCGCAAGGTCTCCCATCTGGTCCGCGTCGAGGAGGTGGACGGCTAA
- the map gene encoding type I methionyl aminopeptidase, whose product MIVRKSRAELEAMREGGVITAACIRMLREHVRPGVTTRELDHLAEEFIRSRGGTPEFKGYQGFPASICTSPNDMIVHGIPGRYRLKEGDIISLDVGVRYEGFVTDSATTVAVGEISPEAQGLLDVTQECLEAATREVRPGNHLGDIGYAIQELAEGRGYGVVRDLVSHGVGREMHEDPQIPNYGRRGSGPRLLPGMTFAIEPMITLGSYEIKIDEHDGWSIYTADGSLAAHYEHTIAVTDDGPWILTLEEGVDSRRKSA is encoded by the coding sequence ATGATCGTACGCAAGAGCAGGGCGGAGCTGGAAGCGATGCGTGAGGGTGGCGTCATAACCGCCGCGTGCATCAGGATGCTGCGTGAGCACGTGCGCCCCGGGGTGACGACGAGGGAGCTCGACCACCTCGCCGAGGAATTCATCCGCTCGCGTGGCGGCACCCCCGAGTTCAAGGGGTACCAGGGGTTTCCGGCTTCGATCTGCACCTCGCCGAACGACATGATCGTGCATGGTATCCCCGGACGCTACAGGTTGAAGGAGGGGGACATAATCTCGCTCGACGTCGGGGTCCGCTACGAGGGTTTCGTCACCGACAGCGCGACCACGGTGGCCGTCGGTGAGATCTCCCCCGAGGCGCAGGGGCTGCTCGACGTCACACAGGAGTGCCTCGAGGCGGCCACCCGGGAGGTCAGGCCCGGCAACCATCTGGGGGACATCGGGTATGCGATACAGGAGCTCGCGGAGGGGCGCGGCTACGGGGTGGTGCGGGACCTCGTCTCGCACGGCGTCGGGCGCGAGATGCACGAAGACCCGCAGATCCCCAACTACGGCAGGAGGGGTAGCGGTCCGCGGCTTCTGCCGGGGATGACCTTCGCCATAGAGCCCATGATCACCCTGGGCAGCTACGAGATAAAGATCGACGAGCATGACGGGTGGTCGATCTACACCGCCGACGGTTCTCTAGCCGCCCACTACGAGCACACCATCGCCGTCACCGACGACGGACCCTGGATCCTCACCCTCGAAGAGGGGGTCGATAGCCGCAGGAAGAGCGCGTAG
- a CDS encoding DNA-directed RNA polymerase subunit alpha encodes MLDVAPPRFRVEEEEERRAIFVAEPLPRGLGHTLGNSLRRVMLSGLPGAAVTKVRIEGVSHEFSTIPGVREDVVDLILNIKELKFKLERDEPVELEVNKSGPAEVTAGDIELKADVEVVDPETHIATVSEGGRLEMRLTVERGVGYVRAEQNKSDADPIGVIAVDSLFSPVQKVNYSVSETRAGARTDLDSLRIEVETDGRISPREALQSAARQLIDMLGLFTDGYEGSRAPENRWSGGRQVITDERPIEELELTVRSYNCLKREGVDTIGQLATMTEEELMNIRNLGMKSVEEIRSKLAEYGYQLESENYETR; translated from the coding sequence ATGTTGGACGTAGCACCGCCCCGTTTCAGGGTGGAAGAGGAGGAAGAACGGCGGGCGATCTTCGTCGCCGAGCCGCTGCCCCGTGGGCTCGGCCACACTCTGGGCAACTCGCTGCGGCGGGTGATGCTCAGCGGCCTGCCGGGGGCCGCGGTGACCAAGGTGCGCATCGAGGGCGTCTCGCACGAGTTCTCGACGATCCCCGGCGTCAGGGAGGATGTGGTCGACCTCATCCTCAACATCAAGGAGCTCAAGTTCAAGCTCGAGCGTGACGAGCCGGTGGAGCTGGAGGTCAACAAGAGCGGTCCCGCCGAAGTCACCGCCGGGGACATCGAGCTCAAGGCGGACGTCGAGGTGGTGGACCCCGAGACGCACATCGCCACCGTCTCCGAGGGCGGCAGGCTGGAGATGCGCCTGACGGTGGAGCGTGGGGTCGGCTACGTGCGGGCCGAGCAGAACAAGAGCGACGCGGACCCGATCGGGGTGATCGCGGTCGACTCTCTGTTCTCGCCGGTGCAGAAGGTAAACTACTCGGTGAGCGAGACGCGGGCTGGGGCACGCACCGACCTGGATTCGCTGAGGATCGAGGTGGAGACCGACGGCAGGATCTCCCCGCGCGAGGCCCTGCAGAGCGCGGCGCGCCAGCTCATCGACATGCTCGGGCTCTTCACCGACGGCTACGAGGGCTCGCGCGCCCCGGAGAACCGCTGGAGCGGCGGCCGTCAGGTGATAACGGACGAGCGCCCGATAGAGGAGCTGGAGCTCACCGTGCGCTCCTACAACTGCCTCAAGCGTGAGGGCGTGGACACCATCGGTCAGCTGGCGACGATGACCGAGGAGGAGCTGATGAACATCCGCAACCTCGGGATGAAGAGCGTCGAGGAGATCCGGTCCAAACTCGCGGAGTACGGTTATCAGCTGGAGAGCGAGAACTATGAGACACGCTAA
- the rpmJ gene encoding 50S ribosomal protein L36 has translation MKVRASVKPICERCKVIRRRGVVRVICSNPRHKQRQG, from the coding sequence ATGAAGGTAAGAGCGAGTGTGAAACCGATATGCGAGCGGTGCAAGGTAATAAGACGCCGCGGGGTGGTGCGCGTGATCTGCTCCAACCCGCGACACAAGCAGAGGCAGGGGTAG
- the rplR gene encoding 50S ribosomal protein L18 yields MRTVKAKQLHRNRRRARVRRKIYGTARRPRLSVYRSNVHIYAQLIDDDAGHTLVAADSREVGEAESRVEASRRVGELVARRAVEAGIEEVVFDRGGNKYHGRVAALAEGARSGGLKF; encoded by the coding sequence TTGAGGACGGTCAAGGCCAAGCAGCTGCACAGGAACAGGCGCCGGGCCCGCGTGCGGCGCAAGATCTACGGGACGGCCCGGAGGCCGAGGCTCTCGGTCTACAGGTCCAACGTACACATCTACGCCCAGCTCATCGACGACGACGCGGGGCATACCCTGGTCGCGGCGGACTCGCGGGAGGTCGGCGAGGCCGAGAGCCGCGTGGAGGCTTCGCGCAGGGTCGGGGAGCTGGTGGCTAGGCGCGCGGTGGAGGCCGGCATAGAGGAGGTGGTCTTCGACCGCGGGGGGAACAAGTACCACGGCCGGGTGGCGGCGCTCGCGGAGGGTGCCCGCTCCGGCGGACTGAAGTTCTGA
- the rpsM gene encoding 30S ribosomal protein S13, which yields MARIAGVDLPREKRVEIGLTYIYGIGRSTAKKICAETGVDPDTKVRDLAEGEISAIRSYIDQNLRVEGDLRREVNQNIRRLIDIGCYRGIRHRRGLPVRGQRTRTNARSRKGPRPAIGGRKK from the coding sequence ATGGCGCGGATAGCCGGGGTAGACCTGCCGAGGGAGAAGAGGGTCGAGATCGGCCTGACCTACATCTACGGCATCGGCCGCTCGACGGCGAAGAAGATCTGCGCCGAGACCGGGGTCGATCCCGACACCAAGGTGCGCGATCTGGCCGAGGGCGAGATCAGCGCGATCCGCAGCTACATAGACCAGAACCTGCGGGTCGAGGGTGATCTCAGGCGCGAGGTGAACCAGAACATACGGCGTCTGATAGACATCGGCTGCTACCGCGGCATCAGGCACCGCAGGGGGTTGCCGGTGCGCGGGCAGCGCACCCGGACCAACGCGCGTTCGCGCAAGGGACCGAGGCCGGCGATAGGCGGGAGGAAGAAGTAG
- the rplQ gene encoding 50S ribosomal protein L17, with amino-acid sequence MRHAKRGRKLGRDAAHRRAMLGTMAGQLITHGRIRTTEPRAKELRGVVDRLITTAKRDDLHARRQAVRVLKDKRVVRKLFEDVAPELDDRSSGYTRILKLGPRPGDGAEQVYLELVNYRPTEG; translated from the coding sequence ATGAGACACGCTAAGAGGGGACGCAAGCTGGGACGCGACGCCGCCCACCGCCGGGCGATGCTCGGCACGATGGCCGGGCAGCTCATAACCCACGGCAGGATCAGGACGACCGAGCCGAGGGCGAAGGAGCTGCGTGGGGTGGTGGACCGGCTCATCACAACGGCCAAGCGCGACGACCTGCACGCCCGCAGGCAGGCGGTGCGCGTCCTGAAGGACAAGAGGGTCGTGCGCAAGCTCTTCGAGGACGTGGCCCCGGAGCTCGACGATCGCAGCTCGGGCTACACCCGCATCCTCAAGCTGGGTCCGCGTCCGGGCGACGGCGCCGAGCAGGTCTACCTGGAGCTGGTGAACTACCGACCCACGGAGGGATAG
- a CDS encoding ATP-binding cassette domain-containing protein: MSCLYPGSSRAAVSGLDFSVYEGEYVGVAGPNGGGKSTLVKLLNGLLVACEGEVRVAGFDPAAEPHEVRRRVSLVFQNPESNLIAPSVEDDVAFGLENLGVERGEMRRRVVAALSSVGLAGYERREPHTLSGGEKQRVALAGALAMETEVLALDEPTSMLDPAGRREVLEVIRALKRRRTIVHVSHDLSDLLAADRVLLLRRGRLLADLPPSGLLADGRLLEEAGLVLPVAARLAAGLGLGVCTGPEELARAVLKRLGVQTR, translated from the coding sequence GTGTCGTGCCTCTACCCGGGGTCTTCGCGCGCGGCCGTCTCGGGGCTCGACTTTTCGGTATACGAGGGCGAGTACGTCGGGGTGGCCGGTCCGAACGGGGGCGGAAAATCCACGCTCGTCAAACTCCTGAACGGGCTGCTCGTGGCGTGTGAGGGCGAGGTGAGGGTGGCGGGCTTCGACCCCGCCGCCGAACCGCACGAGGTGCGCCGCAGGGTCTCTTTGGTCTTCCAGAACCCGGAGAGCAACCTCATCGCGCCCTCCGTCGAGGACGACGTGGCCTTCGGGCTCGAGAACCTGGGCGTGGAGCGGGGGGAGATGCGCCGGCGGGTCGTCGCAGCGCTCTCTTCCGTCGGCCTTGCGGGTTACGAGCGCCGCGAGCCGCACACGCTCTCCGGGGGCGAGAAGCAGCGCGTCGCGCTCGCGGGGGCGCTGGCGATGGAGACGGAGGTGCTCGCGCTCGACGAGCCGACCTCGATGCTGGACCCAGCCGGCAGGAGGGAGGTTCTGGAGGTGATCCGGGCGCTGAAACGCAGGCGCACCATAGTTCATGTCTCGCACGACCTCTCCGATCTTCTGGCAGCCGACCGCGTGCTGCTACTGCGCAGAGGTCGGCTGCTCGCCGACCTGCCTCCCTCGGGGCTGCTCGCCGACGGCCGGCTCCTCGAGGAGGCGGGCCTGGTTCTGCCGGTCGCCGCGAGGCTCGCCGCCGGGCTCGGCCTCGGGGTCTGCACCGGTCCGGAGGAGCTCGCGCGGGCCGTATTGAAGCGGCTGGGGGTGCAGACCCGATGA
- the rplF gene encoding 50S ribosomal protein L6: MSRIGRAPVSLPDSVQVEMDRRSVRVTGPRGELTVPVGRGVSVRQEDGRLVFERASDSPEHKAMHGLTRTLVQNAVTGVTEGFSKTLQISGVGYRAQLQGRNLTLQVGYSHPVVIEPREGIELEVPNQTTIVVRGIDKQQVGQTAAEIRAVRPPEPYKGKGIRYADEQIRRKVGKAG; this comes from the coding sequence GTGTCTAGGATAGGCAGGGCTCCGGTGAGCTTGCCCGACAGCGTACAGGTCGAGATGGACCGGCGCAGCGTCCGGGTCACCGGGCCTAGGGGCGAACTTACCGTGCCGGTCGGCCGGGGGGTCAGCGTGCGCCAAGAGGATGGCCGGCTCGTCTTCGAGCGGGCTTCGGACTCTCCTGAGCACAAGGCGATGCACGGTCTGACCCGCACGCTGGTGCAGAACGCGGTCACGGGGGTCACTGAAGGGTTCTCGAAGACGCTGCAGATCTCGGGCGTAGGTTACCGGGCCCAGCTGCAGGGCCGGAACCTCACCCTCCAGGTGGGCTACTCCCACCCGGTGGTGATCGAACCCCGGGAGGGGATAGAGCTCGAGGTGCCCAACCAGACGACCATCGTTGTGCGCGGGATCGACAAGCAGCAGGTCGGGCAGACCGCGGCGGAGATAAGGGCCGTGCGGCCTCCGGAGCCGTACAAGGGCAAGGGTATCCGCTACGCCGACGAGCAGATACGGCGCAAGGTCGGCAAGGCGGGCTAG
- the rpsK gene encoding 30S ribosomal protein S11, which yields MGRQRQRTRGGRSRRRVRRNISTAVVHIKSSFNNTIISVTDPEGNVIAWESAGSLGFKGSRKSTPYAAQMTAESAANKAMEQGVRRVDIQVKGHGAGRDMATRTFQALGIEVLSIKDVTGQPHNGCRPPKRRRG from the coding sequence ATGGGCAGGCAGCGCCAGCGCACGCGCGGGGGACGTTCGCGCCGCAGGGTCCGCCGGAACATATCCACCGCGGTTGTGCACATAAAGAGCTCCTTCAACAACACGATCATCAGCGTCACCGACCCGGAGGGCAACGTCATCGCCTGGGAGTCGGCGGGTTCTCTGGGCTTCAAGGGCAGCCGCAAGAGCACCCCCTACGCCGCGCAGATGACCGCCGAGAGCGCGGCGAACAAAGCGATGGAGCAGGGCGTGCGCCGGGTGGACATCCAGGTCAAGGGCCACGGGGCGGGTCGGGACATGGCGACCAGGACGTTCCAGGCTCTCGGGATCGAGGTTCTCTCGATAAAGGATGTCACCGGGCAGCCGCACAACGGCTGCCGGCCGCCCAAGAGGCGCAGAGGCTAG
- the rpsD gene encoding 30S ribosomal protein S4, whose product MARYTGPRGRRDRRAGVMISSMQKNPLERKPYPPGEHGRGRQRQTEYGIRLMEKQKARWYYGVSEKQFRRAYEKASRAQGVTGENLLRLMELRMDNVVYRMGFATSRPQARQLVVHGHFLLNGRKHNIPSAVLKPGDVITVRDKSRRIEPIQNAVEQVVAVPAWLEADHENFTGRVLHVPSRDEIDAPVEEQLIVEYYSR is encoded by the coding sequence GTGGCGCGTTATACGGGACCGAGAGGCAGGCGCGACCGCCGGGCCGGCGTGATGATCTCCTCGATGCAGAAGAATCCGCTGGAGAGGAAGCCCTACCCGCCGGGAGAACACGGCCGGGGCCGTCAGCGGCAGACGGAGTACGGCATCCGGCTGATGGAGAAGCAGAAGGCCCGCTGGTACTACGGCGTGTCGGAGAAGCAGTTCAGGCGGGCCTACGAGAAGGCGAGCCGTGCTCAGGGCGTCACGGGTGAGAACCTGCTGCGCCTGATGGAGCTGAGGATGGACAACGTGGTCTACAGGATGGGCTTCGCCACCAGCAGGCCTCAGGCGCGGCAGCTCGTGGTGCACGGGCACTTCCTGCTCAACGGCCGCAAACACAACATCCCCTCGGCGGTTCTGAAGCCGGGGGACGTGATCACGGTGCGCGACAAGAGCCGCAGGATCGAGCCGATCCAGAACGCCGTGGAGCAGGTGGTGGCGGTCCCCGCGTGGCTCGAGGCCGACCACGAGAACTTCACCGGCCGGGTGCTCCACGTGCCGAGCCGGGACGAGATCGACGCCCCGGTCGAGGAGCAGCTGATCGTCGAGTACTACAGCCGGTAA
- a CDS encoding adenylate kinase — MRVILIGPQGAGKGTQAKRISEKTGARVISTGDMVRAEIKAGTELGRKVKEYNDRGELVPDEIIVEMAKPHLGAPEGWVLDGFPRTEAQARALEEVLAELGIGIDRVIALEAPDEVLVERLSGRRQSQATGRIYHVRYDPPPQDSEEDPGPFVQRDDDTEEAIRRRLELYHEQTEPLKRYYARQGLLAEVDATRSIPEVTEQVMKAIRENG; from the coding sequence ATGAGGGTGATCCTGATCGGGCCTCAAGGGGCCGGGAAGGGCACCCAGGCCAAAAGGATCTCGGAGAAGACCGGGGCGCGCGTGATCTCGACGGGGGACATGGTCCGCGCGGAGATAAAGGCAGGGACGGAGCTGGGCCGGAAGGTCAAGGAGTACAACGACCGCGGGGAGCTGGTGCCCGACGAGATCATAGTGGAGATGGCCAAACCTCATCTCGGGGCGCCGGAGGGTTGGGTGCTGGACGGGTTCCCGCGCACCGAGGCGCAGGCCCGGGCTCTGGAGGAGGTACTCGCCGAGCTCGGCATTGGCATAGACCGTGTGATCGCGCTTGAGGCCCCCGACGAGGTGCTCGTGGAGCGCCTCTCTGGGAGGCGGCAGAGCCAGGCGACGGGACGGATATACCACGTCAGATACGACCCGCCGCCTCAGGACAGCGAGGAGGATCCGGGGCCCTTCGTGCAGCGCGACGACGATACGGAGGAGGCCATCCGGCGCAGGCTCGAGCTCTACCACGAGCAGACCGAGCCCTTGAAGCGGTACTACGCCCGGCAGGGGCTCCTCGCGGAGGTGGACGCCACGCGGAGCATACCGGAGGTGACCGAGCAGGTGATGAAGGCGATCCGGGAGAACGGATGA
- the secY gene encoding preprotein translocase subunit SecY, with amino-acid sequence MLEALANAWRIPELRRKLLFTGLMLALYRLGSYIPAPGVNPQVIASGGLGGSGNAITNLFGIFTGGAFNTLSIFALGIMPYITAAIVMQLLTVAVPRLQALAKEGEVGQQKITQYTRYFTLALALIQSAAFALLFLPSQFGSSFAPDALHKLLIIVSMTTGVMLIMWMGELITQHGLGNGISLIITVAILSRAPLGFQALRENASAITWVVLAVIAVLIVAAIVFVNEGQRRIPITYAKRQVGRRMSQGGTTYLPLKVNMAGVIPILFAASLLLVPITIAQFAGGNPNTALGRLAQFFAPGSGPYLALYAVLVILFTYFYTAVQFNPVEHADNLKKTGGYIPGIRPGEPTARYLNNVLTRITLFGAIFLAAIAVLPYIITGALNLPNTIYIGGTSILIVVGVSLDTVRQLEGQLMMRNYESFLRKR; translated from the coding sequence ATGCTCGAAGCCTTAGCGAACGCCTGGCGCATCCCCGAGCTGCGCCGGAAGCTGCTTTTCACCGGGTTGATGCTCGCCCTGTACCGGCTCGGGTCTTACATACCCGCGCCCGGCGTCAACCCCCAGGTCATAGCTTCCGGCGGGCTCGGGGGCAGTGGCAACGCGATAACCAACCTGTTCGGCATATTCACCGGGGGTGCCTTCAACACGCTCTCCATCTTCGCCCTCGGGATCATGCCCTACATCACGGCGGCGATCGTGATGCAGCTTCTCACGGTCGCCGTGCCGCGCCTGCAGGCGCTCGCTAAGGAGGGGGAGGTCGGCCAGCAGAAGATAACCCAGTACACCCGCTACTTCACGCTGGCGCTCGCGCTCATCCAGTCGGCTGCCTTCGCGCTCCTGTTCCTGCCGAGCCAGTTCGGCTCCTCGTTCGCTCCGGACGCGCTGCACAAGCTTTTGATCATCGTGAGCATGACCACCGGGGTGATGCTCATCATGTGGATGGGCGAGCTGATAACCCAGCACGGGCTGGGCAACGGGATCTCGCTCATAATCACGGTGGCGATCCTCTCGCGGGCGCCGCTCGGGTTCCAGGCCCTGCGGGAGAACGCGAGCGCTATCACCTGGGTGGTGCTGGCGGTGATAGCGGTTCTGATCGTGGCGGCGATCGTCTTCGTCAACGAGGGTCAGCGCCGGATCCCCATAACCTACGCCAAGCGTCAGGTCGGGCGGAGGATGAGTCAGGGGGGGACGACCTACCTGCCGCTGAAGGTGAACATGGCTGGGGTCATCCCTATACTCTTCGCCGCTTCGCTGCTTCTGGTCCCCATCACGATTGCGCAGTTCGCCGGTGGTAACCCGAACACCGCGCTCGGGCGTCTGGCTCAGTTCTTCGCTCCGGGCAGCGGCCCCTATCTGGCGCTGTATGCCGTACTGGTCATACTCTTCACTTACTTCTACACGGCGGTGCAGTTCAACCCGGTAGAGCACGCGGACAACCTGAAGAAGACCGGTGGGTACATCCCCGGGATAAGGCCGGGGGAGCCCACGGCCCGCTACCTGAACAACGTCCTGACGCGCATCACGCTCTTCGGGGCCATCTTCCTGGCGGCGATAGCCGTGCTGCCGTACATCATAACGGGGGCGCTCAACCTGCCCAACACGATCTACATCGGGGGCACCTCCATCCTGATCGTGGTCGGCGTCTCGCTGGATACGGTCAGGCAGCTCGAGGGGCAGCTCATGATGCGTAACTACGAGAGCTTCCTGAGGAAGCGATGA